A DNA window from Ipomoea triloba cultivar NCNSP0323 chromosome 10, ASM357664v1 contains the following coding sequences:
- the LOC116031713 gene encoding two-pore potassium channel 3, which produces MENEPLLQYSSLRRVHAPPPQPLSLCPLPEHAEVTIPATPPPNGPPMTPSEFKEKLIFGSPRFASTTTPRAPPNLDALNLNNASSPRSSSSSSSSSSSDQRSNHDHSPWPANPKDKSRAKAHLHRCRTAPAMATINDVHHKAPPPPQPQFGHQSIVRHSVVLLIIYLALGVAIYSFFRENFTASETHPVVDAIYFCIVTMCTIGYGDITPDSPATKLFSILFVLVGFGFIDILLSGMVGYVLDLQENYLLKTLKCKGAHDPGSYIIDVKKGRMRIRTKVGLALGVVVLCIGVGVGVMHFVERLGWLDSLYLSVMSVTTVGYGDRAFKSMPGRVFASVWLLVSTLAVARAFLYLAEARVDKRHRRMAKWVLDQDMTVAQFLAADIDNNGFVSKPEYVIYKLKEMEKVSEKDILLICRQFDKLDPGNSGKITLADLMESSQ; this is translated from the exons ATGGAGAACGAGCCTCTCCTCCAATACTCCTCCCTGAGGAGAGTGCacgcgccgccgccgcagccgcTCTCGCTCTGCCCATTACCGGAGCACGCGGAAGTGACCATCCCGGCCACCCCTCCTCCTAACGGACCCCCAATGACCCCTTCAGAATTCAAGGAAAAACTAATCTTCGGGTCTCCTCGTTTCGCCTCAACCACCACCCCACGGGCCCCACCCAATCTCGACGCTTTAAACCTCAACAACGCCTCCTCTCctcgttcttcttcttcttcttcttcttcttcatcttccgACCAAAGATCCAACCACGACCACTCTCCTTGGCCGGCCAATCCCAAAGACAAATCCCGGGCAAAAGCCCATCTTCATCGCTGCAGAACCGCGCCGGCCATGGCAACAATCAACGATGTTCATCACAAGGCTCCACCTCCCCCGCAACCCCAATTTGGTCACCAGTCCATTGTGAGGCATTCTGTGGTGCTTTTGATCATTTACTTGGCTCTTGGTGTGGCTATTTATTCTTTCTTTAGGGAAAATTTCACTGCCTCTGAGACCCACCCTGTGGTGGATGCTATATACTTTTGTATTGTCACAATGTGCACTATTGGCTATGGGGACATAACCCCTGATAGCCCTGCTACAAAGCTATTCTCCATTCTTTTTGTGCTTGTAGGGTTTGGGTTCATTGATATTTTGTTATCTGGGATGGTGGGTTATGTGCTTGACCTTCAAGAAAATTATCTTTTAAAGACTCTTAAGTGTAAAGGGGCCCATGATCCTGGCTCCTATATAATAGATGTGAAGAAGGGGAGAATGAGGATTAGGACTAAGGTGGGTTTGGCTCTGGGGGTTGTGGTTTTGTGTATTGGGGTAGGTGTTGGTGTTATGCATTTTGTTGAGAGGTTGGGGTGGTTGGATTCACTTTACTTGTCAGTTATGTCTGTTACTACTGTTGGGTACGGGGACCGGGCGTTCAAATCGATGCCTGGTCGGGTTTTCGCGTCGGTTTGGTTGCTGGTGTCGACGCTCGCTGTTGCCCGCGCCTTTCTTTACTTGGCTGAGGCGAGAGTCGATAAACGCCATAGGAGAATGGCGAAATGGGTGCTTGATCAGGATATGACTGTTGCGCAGTTTCTCGCTGCAGACATTGATAACAATGGCTTTGTGAG TAAACCCGAATATGTAATCTACAAGTTGAAGGAGATGGAGAAGGTGTCCGAGAAAGACATCCTGCTGATCTGCAGACAGTTTGATAAACTGGACCCAGGCAATAGCGGGAAGATTACTCTTGCCGATCTGATGGAAAGTAGTCAATGA